Proteins from a genomic interval of Cucumis melo cultivar AY chromosome 7, USDA_Cmelo_AY_1.0, whole genome shotgun sequence:
- the LOC103493222 gene encoding protein RTE1-HOMOLOG, whose protein sequence is MSLEMESNKDPENQLMIEGNIAQHMKIDPERARFPCCIVWTPLPVISWLVPFIGHIGIGREDGVILDFAGPNFVCVDNFTFGAVARYLQINRDKCCISAHRSEEELREVDRSREISTWDDALRRSTQEFQHRSYNLLTCNCHSFVANNLNRLGFRTGGWNVVNLAALIFLKGRWVSKGAVIRTFLPFVVVFSIGLALGDTTFLTFLAFFTFFLVGWFILGTYVFKNLVQL, encoded by the exons ATGAGTTTGGAAATGGAATCAAATAAGGATCCTGAGAATCAGCTCATGATTGAAGGAAATATTGCTCAGCATATGAAGATCGATCCGGAGAGAGCTCGGTTTCCATGTTGCATTGTGTGGACACCTCTTCCTGTTATTTCTTGGCTTGTTCCTTTCATTGGTCACATTGGTATTGGTAGAGAGGACGGAGTAATCTTGGACTTTGCTGGCCCCAATTTTGTGTGTGTGGACAACTTCACATTTGGAGCTGTCGCACGGTATCTTCAAATCAACAGAGATAAG TGTTGCATTTCGGCTCATAGAAGTGAAGAAGAATTGAGGGAAGTTGATCGTAGCAGAGAAATTTCAACATGGGATGATGCATTGCGCAGGAGCACTCAAGAGTTCCAACACCGATCCTACAATCTCTTGACATGCAATTGTCATTCCTTTGTGGCTAATAATCTGAACAGACTTGGCTTTCGCACAGGTGGATGGAATGTGGTGAACCTTGCAGCTCTGATCTTTCTCAAGGGTCGCTGGGTCAGTAAAGGAGCTGTTATCCGAACGTTCTTACCATTTGTTGTGGTATTCAGTATTGGACTCGCACTGGGGGATACTACGTTTCTTACCTTCTTGGCATTCTTCACTTTCTTCTTGGTTGGTTGGTTCATTCTCGGTACTTACGTCTTCAAAAATTTGGTTCAGTTGTAA